DNA sequence from the Prolixibacter sp. SD074 genome:
GTCACATGCGCTGTCACTCCGTCTTCCTGGAAAAGGTGGTGCGGAGTGGGACGGAATTTAATGACTACTTCCGTTACGCGTGTTGGTAATTTTTTCCCTGTACGGATATAAAAAGGCACACCAGCCCACCGCCAGTTGTCGATGTAAAATTTCATCGCCAAAAAAGTTTCAGTCCGCGATTTCGGATCGACACCTTTTTCGCTCCGATAACTATTGACCAACTCATTTTTGATATGCGATTCAACGTATTGGCCACGGATGACATTGCTTCTTATTTCTTCCGGTTTGAGCGGCCTGAGCGACTGGAAAACTTTCAGCGTCTCGTTACGAATGGCATCTGCTTCGGCCACCACCGGAGGTTCCATTCCAACCATTCCGACCAATTGTAGAAGGTGATTTTGCACCATGTCGCGCAGGGCCCCGGATTGGTCGTAGTAACCGCCCCGTCCTTCCACACCGAGGCTTTCGGCCGATGAAATTTCCACACGTTCAATGAAATTCCTGTTCCAAATCGGCTCGAAAATTCCGTTGGAGAAGCGGGTCACCAACATATTTTGAACGGTTTCTTTACCCAAATAGTGGTCAATACGGTAAATCTGTTTTTCGTCGAAATAGTTGAGTAGTTCCTTGTTCAGCTTTTGTGCTGTTTCCAGGCTATTCCCGAAAGGTTTTTCCACAATCAATCGTGTATAACCATCATTCTGCTGATTTAATCCGACCGATGCCAGGTTGGCCGGGATTATTCCGTACAACTTAGGCGGAGTGGAGAGGTAGAAAATGTAATTGCCGGGAATATCCAGTTTTTTTTTCAGTTTTTCCAACCGGTCTTTCAGTTTACCGTACTCATTGGCGTCAGCGGTTTCCAGTGGTTGATAATAGAGTTTTTCGAGGAATTCATCGCACTTGCAATGATCATCGCCCTTTGGAAGGAAATCGGTAACGCTTTCGCGGAACTCCTCATCGGTCATTTCGGTACGGCTGGCGCCCAGAATGGCAAACTTCTCCGGTAATCTTTTGCCGTTATGCAACTTGCAAATAGCTGGGACCAGTTTTCTTTTGGTCAAATCTCCTGATGCGCCGAATATGATTAGAATAAGTGATTCGGGTGTATTCATATACAGATATGTTTTTTGCGAATGCTAAATTACTTCTATATAAAACAGATCTCCCTTCATTTGTTTAGTCAGTAATGGAAAGTTTCTGTTAAAAGTAGTGAAACAAGATGTTCCAATCGGAAATAGAAGTATCCGATTTTTACAGCAAACCGTTAAGCTTTAGAATATCGTTTACGATTAGCATGTAAATCTGTTGCGGTTACTGTATGGTTTACTCGTAAAGTCCCCAAACCATCAGATTATCTTCAATGAATCGATAATTCAAGTCGATATGTTCGGTGCCAAAAATTCCCCTGAATAGTCCGGTAAATGAACCGTTTGAACCAGTCATCTCGAATGCGGGGATTTGTATTTGCGTTGAGAATTCAACTCCCTGATGAGGAATCATTTTGAAGATGGCTTCTTTTGCGCACCAGTGCATAAATAACCTGATGTTTGAATAGCCGTCATTCGTCAGGCAGTTTTGCAGCTCCTCGGCCGAAAGGAAACGAGGTGCAACCTTGTCGATGGAACGTGACACGTTTTCAATATCGATGCCGGTTTGCATTTTCTTGTGTAGCAGAACAGCAGCGTATTCAGTCGAATGCGAAATACTGATGTGGTAGGGAGTATTTTCCAGTACCGGTTTGCCGTCCATAAGATGGCAGATTTCGAAAGACTCTTCGAGCATCTTTTGCAGCAGTGCCCGGGTGGCCAGCCATTCACGTTGCCTGCGTGAATTTGTGAAGGTTCTGAATTCTTTTTCTTCAGCAGGTGTCAGGGAAACCATTTGCCTTAATTCCTTAGGCGTTTCGGTTATCTCCCATAGTCCCAGAAGGGAATCATCTATGTTTTCAGCGGTAAAGAGAGGCATTATTTAACGTCTTTCCATTCAGTTGATTCAACCAGTTGAAGAACATCTTGTTCCAGAAAGTTAATGACAGGTTGTAAGCTGTCAATATTAGGAATTTCGCGAATATACAATGCTCCGCGAATGAAGTGACGTGTGCTGTCTGTCAGGTAAAATTGCATGGGCGAGGCAACATTCCCTTTGATGTTGTATAGTGTTCCAAAGACCTTTTTCGCCCGGTTAACATATATTTTCTCATCGATAGCACTGGCTTTCTGAGCATGCTTGTAAGCCAGCATACGTGATTCTTCGGTGTATTTTGCCAGGTTACCGCGTATCGCTTTGTAACTGATGTGAATTGAAGATTTATTGGATGGTACATCAACGTTGATCCAGTAACGTTTTGCCTGGTAGTCAGAATCTTTCGAGACATTGGAATAATCGGGAATTTTAAAGGTGTAGGGAAGATCCTTATTCATTTGATGGTAAGCCTTCGCTGGGAACGCAATGCGAAAATAGCCCCTCGGTTTTGGGGTATAGTCATGTTTGCACGAAATCATACTGATTGTTATTGCCATAAGGATAATGACGATTGGCAATTGCATCCTGTGAATTCTTCCTCCCATATCAGATATTTCCCCCCTTCTCATTATCACGTGTATCAAATACCCGAATACTTTTGATT
Encoded proteins:
- the zwf gene encoding glucose-6-phosphate dehydrogenase; translation: MNTPESLILIIFGASGDLTKRKLVPAICKLHNGKRLPEKFAILGASRTEMTDEEFRESVTDFLPKGDDHCKCDEFLEKLYYQPLETADANEYGKLKDRLEKLKKKLDIPGNYIFYLSTPPKLYGIIPANLASVGLNQQNDGYTRLIVEKPFGNSLETAQKLNKELLNYFDEKQIYRIDHYLGKETVQNMLVTRFSNGIFEPIWNRNFIERVEISSAESLGVEGRGGYYDQSGALRDMVQNHLLQLVGMVGMEPPVVAEADAIRNETLKVFQSLRPLKPEEIRSNVIRGQYVESHIKNELVNSYRSEKGVDPKSRTETFLAMKFYIDNWRWAGVPFYIRTGKKLPTRVTEVVIKFRPTPHHLFQEDGVTAHVTNQLIIRIQPDEGILLRFGLKERGAGFRVQPVSMDFHYSDLSDVELPTAYERLLLDCMMGDQTLYLRGDAVEAAWRFVQPILNAWKENPSLPIYGYPAGSWGPQEADNLIEGEDTWRYPCKNLSNDGTYCEL
- a CDS encoding 4'-phosphopantetheinyl transferase superfamily protein, producing the protein MPLFTAENIDDSLLGLWEITETPKELRQMVSLTPAEEKEFRTFTNSRRQREWLATRALLQKMLEESFEICHLMDGKPVLENTPYHISISHSTEYAAVLLHKKMQTGIDIENVSRSIDKVAPRFLSAEELQNCLTNDGYSNIRLFMHWCAKEAIFKMIPHQGVEFSTQIQIPAFEMTGSNGSFTGLFRGIFGTEHIDLNYRFIEDNLMVWGLYE
- the gldD gene encoding gliding motility lipoprotein GldD — encoded protein: MRRGEISDMGGRIHRMQLPIVIILMAITISMISCKHDYTPKPRGYFRIAFPAKAYHQMNKDLPYTFKIPDYSNVSKDSDYQAKRYWINVDVPSNKSSIHISYKAIRGNLAKYTEESRMLAYKHAQKASAIDEKIYVNRAKKVFGTLYNIKGNVASPMQFYLTDSTRHFIRGALYIREIPNIDSLQPVINFLEQDVLQLVESTEWKDVK